In Flavobacterium gelatinilyticum, a genomic segment contains:
- a CDS encoding beta-L-arabinofuranosidase domain-containing protein, with amino-acid sequence MKKSTLFICAVLSFWTFGTTVLQAQNGDQILDGIGETGLIARYVFDGDAKDWSRNNLHGKIDSKAKFVNDDQFGKVLSLPVDSKSFVSIPADGVLGEESLSITGWVYLRSAQKGQYFFDFGKSAASHFFTAPAGTQTKPGLLTEITGAKGTKYNTASPALPINKWNHIAVVFNIPSKTVSTYVNGILTGETKNAELNLEQLFDSKSVEKNKLFIGKSISDEDSYLNAKLHDFRIYRISLNQKQISRIFNNAFRDGEEEEAPEEKNADLPSFAKTTPQLYNQYLTSVQDIKVETTAGYLPRIPSYVKGVYRDGVQGPEVRVIWPSPKDNQEVLKAGQYTVTGIVSGTDLKPKAVITVKEAKTSKAPKRKLEAFNLDQVSLNKDNDGQQTKFIENRNKFITTLAATDPDSFLYMFRNAFGQQQPKEAEPLGVWDTQETKLRGHATGHYLTAIAQAYASTGYDKTLQANFADKMQYLVHTLYDLSQLSGQPKEVGGKFVSDPAAVPPGPGKTDYDSDLSAEGIRTDYWNWGKGFISAYPPDQFIMLEKGATYGGQKTQIWAPYYTLHKIMAGLMDIYEVSGNEKALATARGMGDWVYARMKKLPKETLISMWNRYIAGEFGGMNEAMARLYRITKDPHYLETAQLFDNIKVFYGDANHSHGLAKNVDTFRGLHANQHIPQIMGALEMYRDSDASDYYHVADNFWYKTVNDYMYSIGGVAGARNPANAECFISQPATIYENGFSSGGQNETCATYNMLKLTGDLFLYEQKGELMDYYERGLYNHILASVAQDSPANTYHVPLRPGSVKQFGNPHMTGFTCCNGTAIESNTKFQNSIYFKSADNKALYVNLYVPSTLKWTEKNMTITQTTDFPKQDFTRLTITGNGNFDINVRVPQWASKGFFVKINGKEEKVKAEPGSYLTLNRKWKDGDTIELRMPFEFHLEPVMDQQNVASLFYGPVLLAAQETEPRKEWRKVTFDVKDISKSIQGDPKKLEFTIDGVQYKPFYETYGRHSVYLDVTLKQ; translated from the coding sequence ATGAAAAAAAGTACGTTATTTATTTGTGCTGTACTCAGTTTTTGGACATTCGGCACAACGGTTTTACAGGCACAAAACGGAGATCAGATTTTGGACGGAATCGGGGAAACCGGATTAATTGCCCGTTATGTTTTTGACGGTGATGCAAAAGACTGGTCACGAAACAATCTGCATGGTAAAATAGACTCAAAGGCGAAATTTGTAAACGACGATCAGTTTGGTAAAGTACTTTCGCTGCCTGTTGACAGCAAATCTTTTGTTTCTATTCCTGCTGATGGAGTTTTAGGCGAAGAATCATTGAGTATTACAGGATGGGTTTACCTTCGTTCGGCACAAAAAGGACAGTATTTTTTTGATTTCGGAAAAAGTGCCGCTTCGCATTTTTTTACGGCGCCGGCAGGAACTCAGACCAAACCGGGTTTACTAACCGAAATTACGGGAGCAAAAGGAACGAAATACAATACAGCTTCTCCTGCATTACCCATAAACAAATGGAATCATATAGCTGTCGTATTTAATATTCCGTCGAAAACAGTCAGCACCTATGTAAATGGCATTTTAACAGGGGAAACAAAGAATGCCGAATTAAATCTGGAACAATTATTTGACAGTAAATCAGTCGAAAAAAACAAGCTTTTTATTGGGAAATCAATATCTGATGAAGATTCCTATCTCAACGCTAAATTGCACGATTTCAGGATTTACAGAATTTCTTTAAATCAAAAACAAATCAGCCGTATTTTTAATAACGCCTTTAGAGACGGAGAAGAAGAAGAAGCGCCGGAAGAGAAAAATGCCGATCTTCCGTCATTTGCTAAAACAACGCCTCAGTTGTATAACCAGTATTTAACCAGCGTACAGGATATAAAAGTAGAAACAACAGCAGGATACCTGCCAAGAATCCCGTCGTATGTTAAAGGAGTTTACAGAGACGGTGTTCAGGGACCGGAAGTACGCGTGATCTGGCCTTCGCCAAAAGACAATCAAGAAGTGCTTAAAGCAGGACAATATACCGTAACCGGAATAGTTTCCGGAACCGATTTAAAACCAAAAGCAGTTATAACGGTAAAAGAAGCCAAAACCAGTAAAGCGCCAAAACGAAAACTGGAAGCTTTTAATCTGGACCAGGTTTCATTAAATAAGGATAATGACGGACAGCAGACAAAATTTATCGAAAACCGCAATAAGTTTATCACCACATTGGCCGCCACAGATCCTGATTCGTTTCTTTACATGTTCCGCAATGCATTCGGACAGCAACAGCCCAAAGAAGCAGAACCGCTTGGTGTATGGGACACGCAGGAAACCAAATTACGCGGACATGCAACCGGCCATTACCTCACAGCAATTGCTCAGGCGTATGCCAGTACAGGGTATGATAAAACGCTGCAAGCCAATTTTGCCGATAAAATGCAGTATTTGGTTCATACATTATATGACTTATCACAGCTTTCCGGACAGCCAAAAGAAGTTGGAGGAAAATTTGTTTCAGATCCTGCGGCAGTACCGCCGGGACCAGGCAAAACAGATTATGATTCAGATTTAAGTGCGGAAGGAATCCGTACCGATTACTGGAATTGGGGTAAAGGATTTATCAGCGCTTATCCGCCGGATCAGTTTATTATGCTTGAAAAAGGCGCTACTTACGGTGGGCAGAAAACCCAGATTTGGGCGCCGTATTATACGCTGCATAAAATTATGGCAGGCTTAATGGATATTTACGAAGTAAGCGGCAACGAAAAAGCACTTGCCACAGCCAGAGGAATGGGAGACTGGGTATATGCCCGAATGAAAAAACTCCCAAAGGAAACGCTTATCAGTATGTGGAACCGATATATAGCAGGAGAGTTTGGCGGTATGAACGAAGCGATGGCTCGTTTATACCGAATTACAAAAGATCCTCATTATTTAGAAACAGCGCAGTTATTTGATAATATCAAAGTATTTTACGGTGATGCCAATCATTCGCACGGACTGGCAAAAAATGTTGACACTTTCCGCGGACTGCATGCCAATCAGCACATTCCGCAGATTATGGGAGCACTCGAAATGTACCGCGATTCAGATGCTTCAGACTATTATCACGTAGCCGATAACTTTTGGTACAAAACCGTAAACGATTATATGTACAGTATTGGCGGCGTGGCAGGAGCCAGAAATCCAGCCAATGCAGAATGTTTTATCAGTCAGCCCGCCACGATTTACGAAAATGGATTTTCATCGGGAGGTCAAAACGAAACCTGCGCGACCTACAACATGCTGAAATTAACAGGCGATTTGTTTTTATACGAGCAGAAAGGAGAATTAATGGATTATTACGAACGCGGGCTTTACAATCATATTCTGGCTTCGGTAGCGCAGGACAGTCCGGCGAATACCTATCATGTTCCGTTAAGACCCGGTTCTGTAAAACAATTCGGGAATCCGCACATGACCGGTTTTACCTGCTGCAACGGAACAGCAATAGAAAGTAACACAAAATTTCAAAACTCTATTTATTTCAAAAGTGCCGATAATAAAGCCTTGTATGTCAATCTTTATGTGCCGTCAACTTTAAAATGGACAGAAAAAAACATGACAATTACACAGACAACAGATTTTCCTAAACAGGATTTCACCCGTTTGACCATTACAGGAAATGGAAATTTTGACATCAACGTACGTGTGCCTCAATGGGCTTCAAAAGGATTTTTTGTAAAAATAAACGGTAAAGAAGAAAAGGTGAAAGCAGAGCCGGGAAGCTATCTGACCTTAAACCGCAAATGGAAAGACGGCGATACGATAGAGCTGCGCATGCCGTTTGAATTTCATTTAGAACCCGTAATGGATCAGCAGAACGTTGCCAGTTTATTTTACGGTCCGGTTCTGTTAGCCGCACAGGAAACGGAACCTCGTAAAGAATGGCGTAAAGTAACGTTTGACGTAAAAGATATCAGTAAATCAATTCAGGGAGATCCTAAAAAACTGGAATTTAC